CGAGGGCGTGGAACGGGTTTCTTCGGAATCGCTGGCCGAGGCGTCCGGTGTCAGTTCCTCGACTCTTCGCAAGGACCTTTCCCACGTGGGTTCCTATGGCACCCGCGGCGTGGGGTACGAAGTGCAGTACCTGAGCCGTCACATTGCCGCTGCGCTCGGACTCACCCACGACTGGAAAGTCGCCATCGTCGGCGCCGGTAACCTGGGCAAGGCCCTGGCACGATACGGCGGCTTCGAATCCCGGGGCTTCGACGTTGTGGCCATTTTCGACGCCGACCAGATGGTGGTGGGCAACGAAGTGGGTTGGCTGCGGGTTAGCGACGTTGCCGATCTTGAGACGGTGCTGCACCGCACGGGTGCCAACATGGTGGTCCTGGCCCTGCCTGCCGCAGTGGCGCAGGGTGTGTGTGACCGCGTGGTGGCAGCGGGCGTCCACAGCATCCTGAGTTTCGCGCCGGTGATGCTGCAGGTCCCCGACGGCGTCAACCTCCGAAAAGTGGACATGGCCACCGAACTGCAAATTCTTGCCTACCACGCACAGCGGGCGCAGACCCCGGGCCAGACTGCCTAAATCTCGCTGCCGGCCAGGGGTCCACGCCCGTCGGGTGGTTTACTGCTTGGGGTTTCCAGCTGGTCTAGGTTTCCAGCTGGTCTGGGGGTCAGCGGGTACCGTAGGGATTGCCGGGCTGGCCGTAAGGGTTGGCGAACGGCTGCTGCCTGCGGAAGTACGGAGCGGCCGACGGCAGGTACAGCAACACGATGGCTGCAATGCCGGCCAAAGTCCCCAGGGTCCCGATGTTAGGGACCCCGAACAGTCCGAGGACCGAAATGGCAGCGAAGACCGTTCCCAGGATGCGGGCCCAGTTTTTGCCCTTGCGGACGAAGAACGCGACCAGCGCGTAGAGCCCGGCGCCGATGATGGCGAATACGACCAGCGTGCCGACGATGACGCCCTTCATCTGGTCATAGGAGACGGCGGTGCCACCGCCACTGTTTTTGATGGCCTCCTCGAAGGTGTTCCGCATCGCCGGATCATCCAGCTGTCCGATGCCCATGAGCGTGGAGATGACAAAGAGAATGCCGGCTCCGATCAACAACCAGAACGAAATATCGACCAGCTTGGGGATTCCCGACGCTCCCGTGGCCTGTGGCTGCTCCGAGGGAAACTGCCCGTAGGGTGACTGTCCGTACGGTGACTGTCCGTAGGGCTGGCCGAACTGCTGCTGCCCGTACGGCTGGCCGAACTGCTGCTGCCCGTAGCCGGGTCCTTGCGGGGCGTTTTGGCCGTACTGGGGTGTGGCGGGGTTCTGCTGCCCGTACTGCGGGGCGTTTTGGCCGTACTGGGGTGTGGCGGGGTTCTGCTGCCCGTACTCCGGGGCATTCTCGCCGTAACGCGGAGCCGGGCGCTTGCCTTCGGACTCAGGCTCATTCGGGTTGGGAGGCGGGACAGGGGGAGTGCTCATGAGGATCCTTTGCAATGTGGAGTTTCAGATGGGCTGCCGGGATCGGTCACTGGCCCTGTCCCCAGCGCGGCTTACTTCCACCGTACCCCCGGTCACGCCTGCCGCGGGTCATTCCGAAGAGGTATTCGGCCACCGGGGCTGCACTGAAACGCGGCGGAAGGCTGCGGCCTGGTGGTGCTCACCTGGCCGCAGCCTTCCCGATGGCACAGGGGCGGGTCCTTCCCCTG
Above is a window of Arthrobacter pascens DNA encoding:
- a CDS encoding redox-sensing transcriptional repressor Rex → MTSLDSSPHAVQGVQPVPAGQEGKAAGGKQIPPAAVARLTLYLRALNTMLAEGVERVSSESLAEASGVSSSTLRKDLSHVGSYGTRGVGYEVQYLSRHIAAALGLTHDWKVAIVGAGNLGKALARYGGFESRGFDVVAIFDADQMVVGNEVGWLRVSDVADLETVLHRTGANMVVLALPAAVAQGVCDRVVAAGVHSILSFAPVMLQVPDGVNLRKVDMATELQILAYHAQRAQTPGQTA